The Metabacillus sediminilitoris genome window below encodes:
- a CDS encoding SDR family oxidoreductase, with protein MKVLILGGTRFLGRALVEEALKRGHEITLFNRGTYKETFPEVEQLIGNRDSDVSHLENRKWDVVVDTCGFAPHQIKKIAAVLGANIEHYTYISSISAYKDWIPLNITEDYHLQSMPPDNKLKDVEEGKISPYEYYGALKVLCEGEAEKHWPGRVLHIRAGLLVGPFDYTDRLPYWVQRVAQGGKVLVPGRPDRPVQLIDVKDVATWVFDMAENRKVGMFNVTGPDYELTIEELLNNCKVVTNSDAEFVWTDEQFVLDHKIQPWTEMPLWIPEHFPLEGETESWKGASFISVEKAVNAGLSFRPLEDTIHDVYQWEKARKNSERKTGISREREQELLETWFQKEKKETV; from the coding sequence ATGAAGGTCCTTATATTAGGAGGTACTCGTTTTTTGGGAAGAGCTTTGGTAGAAGAAGCATTGAAAAGAGGGCACGAAATCACCTTATTTAATCGCGGAACTTATAAAGAGACGTTTCCTGAAGTAGAGCAGCTAATCGGCAATAGAGACAGTGATGTATCACATCTGGAAAACCGGAAATGGGATGTCGTAGTGGATACATGCGGATTTGCTCCTCATCAAATCAAAAAAATCGCTGCTGTACTTGGGGCAAACATCGAACATTATACATACATCTCAAGTATCTCTGCTTATAAAGATTGGATTCCACTCAATATTACGGAAGACTATCATTTACAATCCATGCCGCCGGATAATAAATTAAAAGATGTTGAGGAGGGGAAAATTTCTCCTTACGAGTATTACGGCGCTTTGAAAGTACTATGTGAAGGAGAGGCGGAGAAGCATTGGCCAGGGCGTGTTTTGCATATAAGAGCTGGGCTGCTTGTCGGACCATTTGACTATACGGATCGGCTTCCGTACTGGGTACAGCGTGTAGCACAAGGCGGAAAAGTATTGGTTCCGGGACGTCCAGATCGTCCTGTTCAATTGATTGACGTAAAAGATGTAGCAACATGGGTATTCGATATGGCAGAAAACAGAAAAGTAGGTATGTTCAATGTAACAGGACCGGATTATGAATTGACTATAGAAGAGCTATTGAATAACTGTAAAGTTGTCACAAACAGTGATGCCGAATTTGTATGGACAGATGAACAATTTGTATTGGATCATAAAATACAGCCATGGACGGAAATGCCGTTATGGATTCCTGAACACTTCCCGTTAGAAGGAGAAACAGAGTCATGGAAAGGCGCTTCTTTCATTAGTGTAGAAAAAGCTGTTAACGCTGGTCTTTCCTTCCGACCTCTTGAAGATACTATTCATGATGTATATCAATGGGAGAAAGCTAGAAAGAATTCAGAACGAAAGACGGGGATATCAAGAGAAAGAGAGCAGGAGCTGCTAGAGACTTGGTTTCAAAAAGAGAAAAAGGAGACAGTTTAA
- a CDS encoding sugar ABC transporter substrate-binding protein, with the protein MLNKLSFFLLIIFILSLFLIVYKSKTLSAEKPNVTVVLKGLNSEYWELMAAGARKGFQDFGINGKVIAPSDGASVEEQDRFLERVLMESPDSLIIAPIYPDYISSALEDFVEQDIPVILLDTDVSWEDKTSYVGTDNVALGRIAGALLGSQLQPGNEVAILGVDTNSPVASDRIKGAKISLQSVGIEIVAEGVDVFLEPLQVKEDLKTILDEHPNLQGIIATNDELALTAFHTIEDLGYKMPVIGADGINEMIELIEEEKLPGTVAQNPYDMGYLSVEAVMKVLNGKNVSRNIDSGIDIIIKGNAKQRFEFQERVRR; encoded by the coding sequence ATGTTAAATAAGTTATCTTTTTTTCTACTAATTATATTCATATTGTCTTTGTTCTTAATAGTATATAAATCTAAAACATTATCAGCTGAAAAACCAAATGTAACTGTTGTTTTAAAAGGTCTAAATTCAGAGTATTGGGAGCTTATGGCAGCCGGGGCGAGAAAAGGATTTCAAGATTTTGGTATAAATGGTAAAGTTATTGCACCTTCTGATGGAGCATCTGTTGAGGAGCAAGATCGTTTTTTAGAACGAGTTCTTATGGAAAGTCCTGATAGCTTAATTATAGCTCCTATTTATCCGGATTATATTAGTTCTGCGTTAGAAGACTTTGTCGAACAGGATATTCCTGTTATCTTACTTGATACTGATGTTTCTTGGGAGGATAAAACCTCTTATGTTGGTACTGATAATGTTGCGTTAGGAAGAATAGCGGGAGCGTTACTAGGTTCGCAACTGCAGCCTGGAAATGAAGTTGCCATCTTAGGAGTAGATACAAATAGTCCGGTAGCTTCTGACCGGATAAAAGGTGCTAAAATAAGTTTACAGTCTGTAGGAATTGAAATTGTTGCAGAAGGAGTTGATGTTTTCTTAGAGCCTTTGCAAGTGAAAGAAGATTTGAAAACGATTTTAGACGAACACCCTAACCTTCAAGGAATAATCGCCACTAATGACGAACTAGCATTAACTGCTTTTCACACTATTGAAGATCTTGGTTATAAAATGCCAGTCATTGGAGCGGATGGTATTAATGAAATGATTGAATTGATAGAAGAGGAAAAGCTGCCTGGAACAGTTGCACAAAATCCTTATGATATGGGATATTTAAGTGTCGAAGCTGTGATGAAAGTATTAAATGGTAAGAATGTTTCAAGGAATATCGATAGTGGAATCGATATCATCATTAAAGGGAATGCAAAGCAACGTTTCGAATTTCAGGAGAGAGTCCGAAGGTAA
- a CDS encoding glycine C-acetyltransferase: MSSETLNQFLKENLDDLKGKGLYNVIDTVEGSNGPMITIAGRELINLSSNNYLGLATDRRLIEACLEATKTYGVGAGAVRTINGTLDIHVKLEEKLAEFKHTEAAIAYQSGFNCNMAAISGVMDKHDVILSDELNHASIIDGCRLSKAKIIRYNHSDMEDLRSKAREAKESGLYNKIMIITDGVFSMDGDIAKLPEIVEIAEEFDLITYVDDAHGSGVLGNGAGTVKHFGLSDRVDFQIGTLSKAIGVVGGYVAGKKDLIDWLKVRSRPFLFSTAVTPGAVAACIEAIDILMNSSDLQNKLWENGDYLKKGLKELGFDIGESETPITPCIIGDEVKTQQFSKWLNKEGVYAKSIVFPTVPKGTGRVRNMPTAAHTKEMLDRALAIYEKVGKEMSII; this comes from the coding sequence ATGTCAAGTGAAACATTAAATCAATTTTTGAAAGAAAATTTGGACGACTTAAAAGGAAAAGGACTTTACAACGTTATTGATACGGTAGAGGGTTCAAACGGTCCGATGATCACTATTGCAGGCAGAGAGCTAATTAATTTATCATCCAATAACTATTTAGGTTTAGCAACAGATCGACGCTTAATAGAGGCTTGCTTAGAAGCAACGAAAACATATGGTGTCGGTGCCGGTGCCGTCCGTACGATCAACGGAACGTTAGATATTCATGTCAAATTAGAAGAAAAGCTTGCCGAATTTAAACATACAGAAGCAGCCATCGCTTATCAATCTGGATTTAATTGTAATATGGCAGCGATTTCAGGAGTAATGGATAAACACGATGTCATTCTTTCAGATGAATTGAACCATGCTTCAATCATTGATGGATGTCGATTATCGAAAGCAAAGATTATTCGCTATAACCATTCCGACATGGAAGATTTACGATCAAAAGCACGTGAAGCAAAAGAGTCGGGATTGTATAACAAAATCATGATTATCACCGATGGAGTGTTCTCGATGGATGGGGATATTGCCAAGCTTCCTGAAATTGTTGAGATTGCCGAAGAGTTTGATTTAATTACGTATGTTGATGATGCGCATGGTTCGGGTGTATTAGGTAATGGTGCAGGAACTGTAAAACATTTTGGGTTATCGGATAGAGTGGATTTCCAAATTGGAACACTATCCAAAGCCATTGGTGTTGTAGGAGGCTATGTAGCAGGCAAGAAAGATTTAATAGATTGGTTAAAAGTGAGAAGCCGTCCATTTTTATTTTCTACGGCAGTTACACCGGGAGCAGTTGCAGCTTGTATAGAAGCCATTGATATTTTGATGAATAGCTCAGATCTACAAAATAAGCTGTGGGAAAACGGAGATTATTTGAAAAAAGGCCTAAAAGAATTAGGATTTGATATCGGAGAGAGCGAAACACCGATTACGCCTTGCATTATAGGAGATGAAGTAAAAACGCAGCAATTCAGTAAGTGGCTTAACAAAGAAGGTGTGTATGCTAAATCCATCGTATTCCCTACCGTTCCAAAGGGAACAGGAAGAGTGAGGAATATGCCGACAGCTGCTCATACAAAAGAAATGCTAGATCGTGCATTAGCCATTTATGAAAAAGTAGGAAAAGAGATGTCGATAATTTAA
- a CDS encoding L-threonine 3-dehydrogenase encodes MKKVLVTGALGQIGSELTLKMREIYGFDNIIATDIRKTESDVVQSGPFEILDVTDEKAMFNMAKKHEVDTIIHLAALLSATAEKKPLLAWHLNMGGLVNALEAARELNCQFFTPSSIGAFGPTTPKNRTPQDIIQRPTTMYGVNKVSGELLCDYYYHKFGVDTRGLRFPGLISYVTPPGGGTTDYAVEIYYEAIKNKRYTSYIAKGTYMDMMYMPDALDAIITLMEADASKLKHRNSFNVSAMSFDPEQIAAEIKRHIPEFVMTYEVDPVRQSIADSWPNIIDSTCAKEEWGFKAEYDLEKMTMDMLMKLRLKSLLITA; translated from the coding sequence ATGAAAAAGGTCTTAGTAACAGGGGCTTTAGGTCAAATTGGTTCAGAACTGACGCTAAAAATGAGAGAAATTTACGGATTTGACAATATCATTGCAACAGACATTCGAAAAACGGAAAGCGATGTAGTCCAATCAGGTCCATTTGAGATTTTAGATGTTACAGATGAAAAAGCGATGTTTAACATGGCAAAAAAACATGAAGTGGATACGATTATTCATTTAGCTGCTTTATTGTCAGCAACAGCTGAAAAAAAGCCTCTTTTAGCCTGGCATTTAAACATGGGCGGATTGGTGAATGCTTTGGAAGCGGCACGAGAATTAAATTGCCAATTTTTCACACCTAGTTCCATTGGTGCGTTTGGTCCAACCACTCCTAAAAATCGGACTCCGCAAGACATCATTCAACGACCGACTACGATGTACGGAGTGAATAAAGTATCCGGAGAGTTGTTATGTGATTATTACTATCATAAATTTGGAGTTGATACGAGAGGTCTCCGATTCCCGGGACTAATCTCGTATGTTACGCCTCCAGGCGGGGGAACGACCGACTACGCAGTTGAAATTTACTATGAAGCGATTAAAAATAAGAGATATACTTCTTACATTGCCAAAGGAACGTATATGGATATGATGTATATGCCTGACGCTTTAGATGCCATCATTACATTAATGGAGGCAGATGCATCAAAGCTAAAACATCGGAATTCTTTCAATGTGTCAGCTATGAGCTTTGATCCGGAGCAAATTGCAGCCGAGATTAAAAGGCATATTCCGGAATTTGTCATGACTTATGAGGTCGATCCTGTAAGACAATCTATTGCCGACAGTTGGCCTAATATAATAGATTCAACTTGTGCAAAGGAAGAATGGGGATTTAAGGCGGAATATGATTTAGAGAAAATGACGATGGATATGTTGATGAAGCTGAGATTAAAGTCACTTTTAATTACCGCATAA
- the sstT gene encoding serine/threonine transporter SstT, translated as MKSLLKKWSQLSLVKQIIIGLIIGIILAVTIPEAAKPVVIFGSLFVGALKAIAPVLVLFLVMSAIAQHKSGHQTNMKSIIFLYLLGTFLAGLIAVIVSFIFPVGLTLAKGAEGVTPPGGIVEVLKSLLLNVVDNPIKAIFNANYIGILAWAIILGLALRNAADTTKTMISNFSDAVSKMVTWVIKFAPLGIMGLVIESITTNGIESLLSYGKLLTVLIGCMLFVALVVNPIIVLLFIKQNPYPLVLKCLKESGITAFFTRSSASNIPVNMRLCENLGLDKDSYSVSIPLGATINMAGAAVTISVLTLAAVHTLGIQVDIPTAILLSVISAICACGASGVAGGSLLLIPLACSLFGIPAEVAMQVVGVGFIIGVLQDSFETALNSSTDVLFTATAEFKEWRKEGKKIDIHKVA; from the coding sequence ATGAAAAGTTTACTGAAAAAGTGGAGTCAATTGAGTCTGGTAAAACAAATAATTATAGGTTTGATTATTGGTATTATCCTGGCTGTAACGATCCCAGAAGCAGCAAAACCTGTTGTCATTTTTGGCTCTTTATTTGTAGGTGCTTTGAAAGCAATTGCACCTGTGTTGGTCCTCTTCTTGGTTATGTCGGCCATCGCTCAACACAAGAGTGGTCACCAAACGAATATGAAATCCATTATCTTCCTATACCTTTTAGGAACCTTTTTAGCTGGATTAATCGCGGTTATTGTGAGTTTTATTTTTCCTGTAGGCTTAACACTTGCAAAGGGCGCTGAAGGTGTGACGCCTCCTGGCGGTATTGTAGAGGTTCTCAAATCGTTACTGCTAAACGTTGTTGATAACCCAATTAAAGCAATTTTTAATGCGAACTATATCGGTATTTTAGCTTGGGCGATAATCCTTGGATTGGCTTTACGAAATGCAGCTGATACGACAAAAACGATGATTTCTAATTTTTCAGATGCTGTTTCCAAAATGGTTACATGGGTTATTAAGTTTGCTCCATTAGGAATCATGGGTCTAGTAATTGAGTCTATTACTACAAATGGAATTGAGTCGCTACTAAGCTATGGGAAATTACTTACCGTTTTAATTGGTTGTATGCTCTTTGTGGCGCTGGTTGTCAATCCAATCATTGTGCTCCTATTTATAAAACAGAATCCTTACCCGCTTGTTTTAAAGTGCTTAAAGGAAAGCGGGATTACAGCATTTTTTACACGTAGCTCAGCTTCAAATATTCCTGTAAATATGAGATTATGTGAAAATCTAGGTTTGGATAAGGATAGTTATTCAGTATCCATTCCATTAGGTGCAACCATTAATATGGCTGGTGCCGCAGTTACTATATCTGTTTTGACACTTGCAGCGGTTCATACACTTGGCATTCAAGTGGACATCCCTACAGCAATTCTCCTCAGCGTAATATCAGCTATATGTGCTTGTGGTGCTTCAGGGGTTGCTGGTGGATCCTTATTACTGATTCCTCTAGCATGCAGCTTATTTGGAATCCCAGCTGAGGTTGCTATGCAGGTAGTTGGAGTAGGCTTTATCATAGGTGTTTTACAAGACTCTTTTGAAACGGCACTTAACTCATCAACAGACGTACTTTTCACAGCAACAGCTGAATTTAAAGAGTGGCGTAAAGAAGGAAAAAAAATAGATATCCACAAAGTAGCATAA
- the ycaC gene encoding isochorismate family cysteine hydrolase YcaC, which yields MSDFYSRINKDDAAVLLVDHQTGLISGLVRDYGVDEFKNNVMALANTAKFFDLPVILTTSFENGPNGPLMQELVELFPHAPKIARPGQINAWDNEDFVKAIEETGKKQLIIAGVVTDVCVAFPALSAVNAGYEVFVATDASGTFSKQVADAALTRMAHGGVQLLNWFSIACELQRDWRNDVEGFGALISSHLPGYQNLIGSYRGAHRDFSKQPN from the coding sequence ATGTCTGATTTCTATTCTCGTATTAATAAAGATGATGCTGCCGTTCTTTTAGTTGATCATCAAACCGGCCTTATCTCAGGTCTTGTGCGTGACTATGGTGTTGATGAATTCAAGAACAATGTTATGGCTCTTGCTAACACTGCTAAGTTTTTTGATTTACCAGTTATTTTAACAACAAGCTTTGAAAATGGGCCTAATGGGCCACTCATGCAAGAATTGGTTGAACTTTTTCCTCATGCGCCAAAAATAGCTCGTCCTGGACAAATTAACGCATGGGATAATGAAGATTTTGTCAAAGCAATCGAAGAAACTGGAAAAAAACAACTGATCATTGCAGGCGTAGTAACAGATGTTTGTGTTGCATTTCCTGCACTTTCCGCTGTGAACGCTGGTTATGAAGTATTTGTTGCTACTGATGCTTCTGGAACATTCAGTAAACAAGTAGCGGATGCGGCATTAACGCGTATGGCCCATGGTGGGGTGCAGCTTCTGAACTGGTTTAGCATTGCGTGCGAATTACAACGTGATTGGCGCAATGATGTTGAAGGTTTTGGCGCTTTAATTTCCAGCCATCTTCCTGGTTATCAAAATCTTATTGGAAGCTATAGGGGAGCCCATCGAGATTTCAGCAAGCAGCCTAACTAG
- a CDS encoding NADPH-dependent FMN reductase yields the protein MTKTIGLICGSLRKNSYNRIIAQSLTELDDSHQFRWIEINDLPLFNEDLEISVPETVTSFKSAIQDVDGIIIVSPEYNSGIPGVLKNALDWASRPRESAVLSRKPVGLIGATPGGLGTAFAQLQIRQVLEAMQVNVLPFQKVLISQVHKKIDSDQKVLTDEQTKRYLQQYLHQFIHWIDHTPILD from the coding sequence ATGACTAAAACCATAGGCCTTATTTGTGGGAGTTTACGAAAAAACTCTTATAATCGAATCATTGCTCAATCATTAACAGAGCTGGATGATTCCCATCAATTTCGTTGGATCGAGATAAATGATCTACCTTTGTTCAACGAAGACTTAGAAATAAGTGTTCCAGAAACAGTGACATCATTTAAATCTGCTATCCAGGACGTTGACGGTATCATTATTGTAAGTCCAGAGTACAATTCTGGAATTCCAGGCGTATTAAAGAATGCATTGGACTGGGCATCAAGACCTCGGGAATCCGCTGTTCTTAGCAGAAAACCGGTTGGTTTAATTGGTGCAACTCCTGGGGGATTAGGTACTGCCTTTGCTCAATTGCAAATCAGACAAGTACTAGAGGCCATGCAGGTTAATGTACTTCCATTTCAAAAAGTGTTGATTTCCCAAGTACATAAAAAGATTGATTCCGATCAGAAAGTCCTTACAGACGAACAAACAAAACGTTATCTTCAGCAATATTTACACCAATTTATTCATTGGATTGATCACACCCCAATTCTAGATTAA
- a CDS encoding low temperature requirement protein A, with protein MEEKKVTWLELFYDLLFVAAVAAATHVLLHVEDGHIHAEYLVKFVLIFIPIWWAWVGQTIFINRFGKDLFHQRIFLILQMFFVLIMTSSLSVDFDSYYLSFLIGYIGLRAVTAIQYLIVQRIETGVRKQAALFLGRYFWIGIVISLLSVFFDSWIRYAVLYTGILIDIIVPVVGRKCLEKVPTNTAHLLERFGLFTIILFGEALISTLAVIQPTQGNWDSIGFAIISFILIISMWWQYFDNMEKKLDKSLQSSGQIIIYGHLFILMSLSMIAASIRLLFLQEVHYLFILLFVFGSVLLYFLSTTFVFHQYRHVHHRLKIYHLGLFLGILAVFFIINLIIVVPNILIIAELTLFFIIFTKLTISNKKQPLTNEIHSRIKNV; from the coding sequence ATGGAAGAAAAGAAAGTGACGTGGTTAGAACTCTTTTATGATTTGTTATTTGTGGCGGCGGTTGCGGCAGCGACTCATGTTTTACTTCATGTTGAAGATGGTCATATCCATGCAGAGTATTTAGTAAAGTTTGTATTAATTTTTATTCCTATCTGGTGGGCTTGGGTAGGGCAAACCATCTTTATTAACCGGTTTGGAAAAGATTTATTTCATCAACGTATCTTTTTAATTCTGCAAATGTTTTTTGTATTAATTATGACATCAAGTTTATCAGTTGATTTTGATTCTTATTATCTTTCTTTTTTAATTGGGTATATTGGCTTAAGAGCAGTGACAGCGATCCAATATCTTATTGTCCAGCGTATAGAAACGGGAGTTCGAAAACAAGCAGCCCTCTTTTTGGGAAGGTATTTTTGGATTGGAATTGTCATTTCATTATTGTCCGTCTTTTTTGATTCTTGGATTCGATATGCTGTGTTGTATACGGGAATCCTTATTGATATCATTGTCCCGGTAGTTGGACGAAAATGCTTAGAAAAGGTTCCCACAAATACGGCTCACTTATTAGAGCGATTTGGTTTATTTACCATTATTCTCTTTGGGGAAGCTCTTATTAGTACACTTGCGGTCATTCAGCCTACACAAGGAAATTGGGATTCAATAGGCTTTGCGATCATTTCATTTATCCTGATTATTTCGATGTGGTGGCAATATTTCGATAACATGGAGAAGAAACTAGACAAGTCTTTACAATCATCCGGGCAAATTATTATTTATGGTCATCTGTTTATTTTAATGTCTTTGAGCATGATTGCAGCATCTATCAGACTATTGTTTTTACAGGAGGTCCATTACTTATTTATCTTACTTTTTGTTTTCGGATCTGTATTGCTCTATTTCCTGTCAACTACCTTTGTTTTCCATCAATATAGACATGTGCACCACCGATTGAAAATTTATCATTTAGGGTTATTTTTAGGAATTTTAGCCGTCTTTTTTATTATTAATTTGATTATTGTAGTACCAAATATTTTGATAATAGCTGAATTAACCTTGTTTTTTATTATCTTTACTAAACTAACAATTTCTAATAAAAAGCAACCGTTGACAAATGAGATTCATTCGAGAATAAAAAATGTTTAA